A DNA window from Brassica napus cultivar Da-Ae chromosome A4, Da-Ae, whole genome shotgun sequence contains the following coding sequences:
- the LOC106430111 gene encoding TBC1 domain family member 13: MAKKGVPEWLNSSLWSSSPSPIPDDRPLRPPPAAAATVPPSPPIVERPSPSPSPSAISTAPAPIRPPSKSETNDLQNGSGVDGPGSVTPAAEDVSRKTQVVAELSKKVIDLKELRKIASQGLPDDAGIRSLVWKLLLGYLSPDRSLWSSELAKKRSQYKQFKEELLMNPSEVTRKMEKSKGGDSNDPKVEGPGALSRSEITHEDHPLSLGTTSLWNNFFKDTEVLEQIDRDVMRTHPDMHFFSGDSPVAKSNQDALKNVLTIFAKLNPGIRYVQGMNEILAPIFYIFKNDPDKGNAAYAEADAFFCFVELMSGFRDNFCQQLDNSVVGIRYTITRLSMLLKHHDEELWRHLEVTTKINPQFYAFRWITLLLTQEFNFVESLHIWDTLLSDPEGPQETLLRVCCAMLILVRRRLLAGDFTSNLKLLQNYPPTNISHMLYVADKLRSK; encoded by the exons ATGGCGAAGAAAGGTGTCCCCGAGTGGCTCAACAGTTCGCTCTGGTCCTCCTCTCCTTCTCCCATCCCCGACGATCGCCCTCTCCGCCCTCCTCCCGCCGCCGCCGCCACCGTCCCTCCATCTCCTCCGATCGTCGAGCGTccgtctccttctccttctccctcCGCGATTTCCACCGCACCAGCTCCGATTCGTCCTCCTTCCAAATCTGAGACCAACGATTTGCAGAATGGGAGCGGGGTAGATGGACCTGGAAGCGTAACTCCCGCGGCTGAGGATGTTTCCCGGAAGACGCAGGTCGTCGCTGAG TTATCGAAGAAGGTGATAGACTTAAAGGAATTGAGGAAAATCGCTTCACAAGGTCTACCTGATGATGCTGGCATTCGCTCCCTCGTCTGGAAG CTTTTATTGGGCTATCTTTCACCTGATCGCTCCCTGTGGTCTTCTGAGTTAGCTAAGAAAAGGTCTCAGTACAAGCAATTCAAAGAGGAGCTTCTTATGAATCCC TCTGAAGTAACTAGGAAGATGGAGAAATCAAAGGGTGGCGATAGTAATGATCCAAAAGTCGAAGGCCCTGGTGCCCTTTCAAGGTCAGAGATAACTCATGAGGATCATCCCTTAAGTCTTGGAACAACAAGCTTATGGAACAACTTTTTCAAG GACACGGAAGTCTTGGAACAGATCGACCGTGATGTGATGCGTACGCATCCAGACATGCACTTTTTCTCTGGAGATTCCCCGGTAGCAAAATCTAATCAG GATGCTTTGAAGAACGTGTTGACTATCTTTGCAAAGTTGAATCCTGGCATCAGATATGTACAAGGGATGAATGAGATATTGGCACCTATCTTCTACATCTTTAAAAATGACCCAGATAAAGGAAATGCA GCGTATGCTGAAGCAGATgcatttttctgttttgttgaattgatgaGTGGGTTTCGAGATAATTTCTGTCAGCAACTTGATAACAGTGTGGTGGGTATACGTTACACTATAACAAGGCTGTCCATGCTCTTAAAGCATCATGATGAAGAACTTTGGCGTCACCTAGAAGTCACAACTAAA ATAAACCCACAATTCTATGCGTTCAGATGGATCACACTCCTCTTAACTCAAGAGTTCAACTTCGTGGAAAGCCTTCACATCTGGGACACACTCTTAAGCGACCCCGAAGGTCCACAG GAGACGCTACTTCGAGTATGTTGTGCAATGTTGATATTAGTACGACGGCGTCTGCTAGCTGGTGATTTCACGTCGAACCTCAAACTTCTTCAAAACTATCCTCCTACGAACATCAGCCATATGCTCTATGTCGCAGATAAATTGcgttctaaataa
- the LOC106430112 gene encoding inosine triphosphate pyrophosphatase produces MAAAAAAKAAVVLPRPVTFVTGNAKKLEEVKAIIGSSIPFKSLKLDLPELQGEPEDISKEKARLAALQVNGPVLVEDTCLCFNALKGLPGPYIKWFLEKLGHEGLNNLLMAYEDKSAYALCAFSFSHGPGAEPLTFLGKTPGKIVPARGPTDFGWDPVFQPDGYDQTYAEMAKEEKNKISHRYKSLAMVKSHFKEAGYVFQTTDDDTN; encoded by the exons atggcggcggcggcggcggcgaaAGCAGCGGTGGTATTGCCACGTCCGGTGACGTTTGTGACGGGAAATGCGAAGAAGCTCGAAGAGGTCAAAGCTATCATCGGGAGTTCCATTCCTTTCAAGTCTCTCAAACTCGACC TGCCTGAGCTTCAAGGAGAGCCTGAGGATATCTCCAAAGAGAAAGCTCGTTTGGCTGCTCTTCAG GTAAATGGGCCAGTGCTAGTGGAGGATACATGCCTCTGTTTCAATGCTTTGAAGGGTCTTCCTG GGCCTTACAT cAAGTGGTTTCTTGAGAAGCTTGGCCATGAAG GTTTGAACAACTTACTGATGGCCTATGAAGATAAATCAGCTTATGCATTGTGTGCATTCTCTTTCTCGCATGGTCCAGGTGCTGAACCTCTTACATTTTTGGGGAAAACTCCG GGTAAGATAGTTCCAGCAAGAGGACCAACTGATTTCGGGTGGGATCCAGTGTTTCAACCTGATGGATATGACCAAAC TTATGCAGAAATGGCAAAGGAAGAAAAGAACAAGATATCCCATCGGTACAAGTCTTTAGCAATGGTGAAATCTCACTTTAAGGAGGCTGGCTACGTGTTCCAGACAACAGATGATGATACCAATTAA